Proteins co-encoded in one Juglans regia cultivar Chandler chromosome 16, Walnut 2.0, whole genome shotgun sequence genomic window:
- the LOC109022213 gene encoding agamous-like MADS-box protein AGL62, with protein MVKKKPSMGRQKIPIAKIPKKNHLQVTFSKRRSGLFKKASELCTLCGVEIAILVFSPAEKVFSFGHPDVESILDRYLTRNLPPAPDQSGAQQLVEAHRNANVRDLNARLTQVLNQLEAEKKLGESLHQMRKASQKQFWWEAPINELGLHELEQLKVSMEELKKNVAKQTNKISSITGASSTHYSSPALFGVLNHDHTGTGSAGFFESKPTGFINNASTSTMPNHRVYNFGYGHHGLF; from the coding sequence ATGGTGAAAAAGAAGCCAAGCATGGGTCGCCAAAAGATTCCGATAGCAAAAATACCCAAGAAAAATCATCTGCAAGTAACGTTCTCAAAACGTCGTTCAGGTCTCTTCAAGAAGGCAAGTGAGCTTTGCACGCTTTGCGGGGTTGAGATTGCCATCCTTGTCTTCTCGCCAGCAGAAAAGGTATTCTCCTTTGGCCACCCTGACGTTGAATCCATTCTCGACAGATATCTTACTCGAAACCTTCCACCGGCGCCGGATCAGTCGGGTGCTCAACAACTCGTCGAAGCTCATCGAAATGCTAACGTTCGCGATCTCAACGCACGCCTCACTCAAGTCCTAAACCAATTGGAAGCCGAGAAAAAGCTGGGAGAATCTCTCCATCAAATGAGGAAAGCTAGCCAAAAGCAATTCTGGTGGGAAGCCCCCATCAATGAGCTTGGATTGCATGAGCTGGAGCAACTGAAGGTTTCCATGGAGGAGCTGAAGAAGAACGTGGCAAAACAAACCAACAAGATATCATCCATTACCGGCGCCTCTTCGACTCATTATTCTTCCCCAGCCTTGTTTGGGGTACTGAATCATGATCACACAGGAACAGGAAGTGCTGGGTTTTTCGAAAGCAAACCCACGGGGTTTATTAATAATGCTAGTACTTCCACAATGCCTAATCATCGTGTCTATAACTTCGGTTATGGACATCATGGCCTTTTCTGA
- the LOC108995687 gene encoding agamous-like MADS-box protein AGL29 translates to MAAMATTDQKIKKITQGRQKIEIKQLENKSTKHVTFSKRRAGLFKKASELCVLCGVNIAIIAYSPGEKAYSFSHPNVDTVLNSYLTGNALPVYSAVNPWPVEEFNKEYAESLKELEDEKKRLADIDHEDLTSKKKMGNNIGFLWDEPIDGMGIEELEQYLAAMKEMRAKATDQYLRMRNSINKLQTSDYNYHGVLGYNEGLGDYHDHEYSNRLSGSGTGEDVGSISSGGFGLGINNYQFGNLSSTGGDNGGDFGASSSSGIGLGNYQFCSNYLISTTPGSGGYGVGDYDHHVDRN, encoded by the coding sequence ATGGCCGCCATGGCTACCACAGAtcagaaaatcaagaaaatcacTCAAGGCCGACAGAAGATTGAAATAAAACAACTGGAAAATAAAAGCACCAAGCACGTCACATTCTCCAAGCGGCGGGCAGGCCTCTTTAAGAAGGCGAGCGAGCTGTGCGTGTTGTGCGGCGTCAATATAGCCATCATAGCTTACTCTCCCGGAGAAAAGGCCTACTCCTTCAGCCACCCCAACGTCGACACGGTCCTCAACTCTTATCTCACTGGAAACGCTCTCCCTGTATACTCAGCCGTGAATCCTTGGCCTGTGGAGGAGTTTAATAAGGAGTACGCGGAGTCGCTCAAGGAGTTGGAGGACGAGAAGAAACGGTTGGCAGATATTGATCATGAGGATCTGACgtcgaagaagaagatggggaACAATATTGGGTTCTTGTGGGACGAACCGATCGATGGGATGGGGATAGAGGAGCTTGAGCAGTATTTGGCAGCCATGAAAGAGATGAGGGCAAAGGCAACAGATCAGTACTTGAGGATGCGAAACTCAATAAACAAATTGCAGACATCAGATTATAATTATCATGGGGTACTGGGTTATAATGAAGGGTTAGGGGattatcatgatcatgagtatAGTAATCGTCTGAGTGGAAGCGGTACTGGAGAAGATGTTGGTAGTATTAGTAGCGGTGGTTTTGGGTTAGGGATCAATAATTATCAGTTTGGTAATCTGAGTAGTACTGGGGGTGATAATGGTGGTGATTTTGGAGCAAGTTCTAGTAGTGGTATTGGGTTAGGGAATTATCAGTTTTGTAGTAATTATCTGATCAGTACTACGCCTGGGAGTGGTGGCTATGGTGTTGGTGATTATGATCATCACGTCGATCGGAACTAG